Proteins encoded by one window of Vigna radiata var. radiata cultivar VC1973A chromosome 5, Vradiata_ver6, whole genome shotgun sequence:
- the LOC106761587 gene encoding uncharacterized protein LOC106761587, whose amino-acid sequence MANDQMKPIATLLLGLNFCMYVIVLGIGGWAMNRAIDHGFVIGPGFDLPAHFSPIYFPMGNAATGFFVTFALIAGVAGVGSLITGVNHVRSWTSESLPSAASVASIAWALTVLAMGFACKEIQLNVRNSRLKTMEAFMIILSATQLFYIAAIHGAASIRR is encoded by the exons ATGGCTAACGACCAAATGAAGCCCATTGCCACCCTTCTTTTGGGGCTCAACTTCTGCATGTATGTCATAGTTTTGGGCATTGGTGGATGGGCCATGAACAGAGCCATTGATCATGGCTTCGTCATAG GCCCAGGATTTGATCTACCTGCTCATTTTTCACCCATATACTTCCCAATGGGAAATGCTGCCACTGGATTCTTTGTAACATTTGCTTTGATTGCTGGAGTTGCTGGCGTTGGATCATTAATTACAGGAGTCAATCATGTCCGTTCATGGACTTCTGAGAGCTTACCATCTGCAGCTTCAGTGGCTTCCATTGCATGGGCTCTCACTGTTCTTGCCATGGG TTTCGCCTGCAAAGAGATCCAGCTTAACGTCAGAAATTCTCGCCTG AAAACAATGGAGGCTTTTATGATTATCCTTTCTGCTACACAGCTTTTCTACATAGCTGCTATCCATGGTGCTGCTTCAATCAGGAGATAA